Proteins encoded in a region of the Pirellulales bacterium genome:
- a CDS encoding LssY C-terminal domain-containing protein, translating to MPNPGKLIAGGSFTRRAVLETCALFVGATLIGADVTPGVVQAWQNPLRAPESAPPPQQQPQIIAHPALRNAPQYTATKQGRQGDPLNIAFIGTEEELHRAMAEAHWFPADPITLKTSVRLVADVLERKPYPDAPVSHLFLYGRVQDLAFEQPVGRSPKQRHHVRFWRSAEVDANGEPLWMGAATYDERVEISRTTGGITHRISPDVDNERDKLIRDTGEAGNLAGAYWVEGFHQILEGRNGGGDPYRTDGRLAVGVITVRR from the coding sequence ATGCCGAATCCAGGCAAGTTGATTGCTGGCGGTTCGTTTACACGTCGCGCGGTCCTTGAAACATGCGCGCTGTTCGTCGGCGCGACTCTCATCGGCGCGGACGTAACGCCCGGTGTCGTACAGGCCTGGCAAAATCCGTTGCGGGCTCCGGAATCGGCACCGCCGCCGCAGCAACAACCGCAAATCATCGCGCATCCGGCCCTGCGCAACGCGCCGCAATACACGGCGACGAAACAAGGGCGCCAGGGGGACCCGCTGAACATTGCTTTCATCGGCACCGAAGAGGAATTGCACCGGGCGATGGCCGAGGCCCATTGGTTTCCGGCCGATCCGATCACGCTGAAGACTTCGGTCCGTTTGGTAGCGGACGTACTGGAACGCAAGCCGTACCCTGACGCGCCGGTGAGCCACCTGTTTCTTTACGGGCGGGTACAGGACCTGGCATTCGAGCAGCCTGTGGGGCGCAGTCCGAAGCAGCGGCATCATGTCCGTTTCTGGCGCTCAGCCGAAGTTGACGCCAACGGCGAACCGTTATGGATGGGCGCGGCGACCTACGACGAACGGGTCGAGATCAGCCGTACGACGGGCGGCATCACCCATCGAATATCGCCTGACGTCGACAACGAACGAGACAAGCTGATCCGTGATACCGGTGAAGCTGGGAACTTGGCCGGCGCCTATTGGGTCGAGGGATTTCACCAGATCCTCGAAGGGCGCAACGGCGGCGGCGATCCCTACCGCACCGACGGCCGATTGGCCGTGGGCGTGATCACCGTGCGACGCTAA
- a CDS encoding sugar phosphate isomerase/epimerase family protein, with amino-acid sequence MTDDPRGGNAYRLSRRSVISAALAAAGGAQAFGQVAAAPKPAHATTDSPAGKRYDMKKSINLWAFPYPDKMSLEQCLQLAHDAGFDAIELNYDLDNDLSPKSGTKEFTAIRKMAERIGIQISGVCSFLFWPYPMTSHDPAIRTRSLELAGKMVTAAHDLGTENLLVVPGAVTIPWRTDYDPVPNDVCEERAIEAVRKLVPHAEQQKVNLNIENIFFNGFLMTPDEMNSFVDCFESERVRVHFDTGNIMLFQYPEHWIPILGARIQNVHLKEFTKKGTDYSLESFRPLLDGTTNWPAVMDEFQTLGYRGYLTFEYFHPWQHYPEALIYQTSDSMDRLLGRKTSRV; translated from the coding sequence ATGACGGACGATCCACGGGGCGGCAACGCCTATCGCCTTTCGCGCCGCAGCGTGATTTCCGCGGCCTTGGCGGCGGCGGGCGGGGCACAGGCCTTCGGCCAGGTGGCGGCCGCGCCCAAGCCGGCTCATGCGACAACGGATAGCCCGGCCGGCAAGCGCTACGACATGAAGAAGAGCATCAACCTGTGGGCTTTTCCCTATCCGGACAAGATGTCGCTCGAACAGTGCTTACAACTGGCGCACGATGCCGGCTTCGACGCCATCGAGCTGAATTACGACCTGGACAACGACCTGTCGCCCAAGTCCGGCACCAAGGAATTCACAGCCATTCGCAAAATGGCCGAACGGATTGGCATCCAGATCAGCGGCGTCTGCTCGTTCTTGTTCTGGCCCTATCCGATGACCAGTCACGACCCGGCCATCCGCACGCGCTCGCTCGAACTAGCAGGCAAAATGGTCACCGCGGCGCATGATCTGGGGACCGAAAACCTGTTGGTCGTGCCTGGCGCAGTGACCATTCCCTGGCGCACCGACTACGACCCTGTCCCGAACGACGTCTGCGAAGAACGAGCCATCGAAGCCGTCCGCAAGCTGGTGCCGCACGCCGAGCAGCAGAAGGTGAACCTGAACATCGAGAACATCTTCTTCAACGGCTTCCTGATGACACCCGATGAGATGAACTCATTCGTCGATTGCTTTGAGAGCGAACGGGTGCGCGTACACTTCGATACTGGCAACATCATGCTCTTCCAGTATCCCGAGCATTGGATTCCGATCCTCGGCGCGCGAATACAGAACGTACATCTCAAGGAATTCACAAAGAAGGGGACCGACTACTCGCTCGAATCATTCCGCCCGCTGTTGGACGGCACCACCAACTGGCCGGCCGTGATGGACGAGTTTCAAACGCTCGGTTACCGCGGCTATCTGACGTTCGAATACTTTCACCCGTGGCAACACTATCCCGAGGCGCTGATTTACCAAACCTCGGACTCGATGGACCGGCTGCTGGGACGAAAGACATCTCGCGTGTAA
- a CDS encoding PQQ-binding-like beta-propeller repeat protein has product MRSSLCHALLAAITVLAIQSVGWAETNAPLFLSSRQPAAGSKASPPERWSATENVAWKTDLPGLGWSSPIVWGKRVFLTTCVNTGKDAEPRKGLYLEDVDANKYPPEKDEHRWTVICLNLDDGSIVWERDAHKGIPAKPHHIKNTLASETPATDGELLYVLFGNVGLYCYDFDGNLKWKHELKPRETRYGWGTSMSPIVYEDRVYLVDDNEEESKLLALDKRTGKVIWEVIRDEKTNYSTPYVWKNPLRTELVISGINWATSYDLDGKELWKIKGKSILAIPTPFERFGMLYVTSGHVVWGENQIFAIKPGGSGDLSPQDKKTADEHIAWWKNAGPYHPTPLIVDDTLYMLLDRGFMAAYDAKTGETVYDKKRIPNGRAFTSSPWSYNGKIFCVNEDGVTFAISPGKSFEIMYTNQLADDDMCMATPVIVDDKLLIRTAERLYCIRNQTAAPAAAGE; this is encoded by the coding sequence ATGCGTTCCTCGCTGTGCCACGCACTTCTCGCGGCCATCACCGTTCTCGCCATCCAGTCCGTCGGCTGGGCTGAAACCAACGCTCCGCTGTTTCTGTCCAGCCGGCAACCGGCCGCTGGCTCCAAGGCTTCTCCGCCCGAGCGCTGGAGTGCTACGGAAAACGTTGCCTGGAAGACCGATCTGCCGGGGCTGGGTTGGTCGTCGCCCATCGTGTGGGGAAAACGCGTCTTTCTCACGACGTGCGTCAATACCGGCAAAGACGCCGAGCCGCGCAAGGGGCTCTATCTCGAGGACGTCGACGCCAACAAGTATCCGCCCGAGAAGGACGAGCATCGCTGGACCGTGATCTGCCTGAACCTGGACGATGGTTCGATTGTGTGGGAGCGGGACGCGCATAAGGGGATTCCGGCCAAGCCCCACCACATCAAGAACACGCTGGCATCGGAAACGCCGGCCACTGACGGCGAGTTGTTGTACGTCCTATTCGGCAACGTCGGCCTGTACTGCTACGATTTCGACGGCAATCTGAAATGGAAGCACGAGCTCAAACCGCGCGAGACGCGCTACGGTTGGGGGACCTCGATGTCGCCGATCGTCTACGAGGACCGGGTTTACCTGGTTGACGACAACGAGGAAGAATCGAAGTTGCTGGCACTCGACAAGCGCACGGGCAAAGTGATCTGGGAAGTAATCCGCGACGAAAAGACCAACTACTCGACGCCGTACGTCTGGAAAAACCCCTTGCGCACCGAACTCGTGATCTCAGGCATCAACTGGGCCACGAGCTACGACCTCGACGGCAAAGAGCTGTGGAAGATCAAAGGGAAGTCGATTCTCGCGATTCCTACGCCGTTTGAGCGATTCGGCATGCTGTACGTCACATCGGGGCACGTGGTGTGGGGTGAAAATCAGATCTTCGCCATCAAGCCGGGTGGGTCAGGAGATCTGTCGCCGCAGGATAAGAAAACAGCGGACGAGCATATCGCCTGGTGGAAAAATGCCGGACCGTATCATCCGACGCCACTGATCGTGGACGACACGCTGTACATGCTATTGGACCGTGGGTTCATGGCGGCCTATGACGCCAAGACGGGCGAGACCGTTTACGACAAGAAGCGCATCCCGAATGGCCGTGCATTTACCAGCAGTCCCTGGAGCTACAACGGAAAGATCTTTTGCGTCAATGAAGACGGCGTCACGTTCGCCATATCGCCGGGCAAGAGTTTCGAAATCATGTACACGAACCAACTGGCCGACGATGACATGTGCATGGCCACACCGGTGATCGTGGACGACAAGCTGCTGATCCGCACGGCCGAGCGTCTGTATTGCATCCGAAACCAGACGGCAGCGCCGGCCGCTGCAGGCGAATAG
- a CDS encoding ABC transporter ATP-binding protein, producing MAETIIDVRELTKSYGRTQVLRSVNLQIPRGAIVGLMGTNGAGKSTLIKCLLGLLRADTGSGHLFGDPAWDLSPASKERLGYVPQVISLYAWMKVRHVIAYTASFYANWDDAWAEELTARWRLPMNARMQTLSTGQLQTVALVLALGHKPDLLILDEPVASLDPIARRDFLRSLMTLTADASRTVLFSTHISSDLERVATHVAILHEGRIAHFAELDDLKDSVKRLRLSGVRDFPHNFFVPGALRLKVEGASALAAVPNVTSELLDELRDRWEAEVRVEDLNLEEIFVELNSHA from the coding sequence GTGGCTGAAACAATCATCGACGTCCGCGAGTTAACCAAAAGTTACGGCCGAACTCAGGTCCTGCGCAGCGTGAATCTGCAAATTCCGCGCGGCGCGATCGTGGGACTGATGGGTACTAATGGTGCTGGCAAGAGCACGCTCATTAAGTGCCTGCTCGGCCTGTTGCGCGCCGACACGGGTTCGGGCCACCTTTTCGGTGACCCTGCCTGGGACCTTTCGCCGGCTTCGAAGGAACGGCTAGGCTACGTCCCGCAGGTGATTTCTTTGTATGCCTGGATGAAAGTGCGGCACGTGATCGCATATACCGCATCGTTCTACGCGAATTGGGATGACGCTTGGGCCGAAGAGCTCACAGCGCGTTGGCGATTGCCTATGAACGCGCGCATGCAGACGCTTTCCACCGGTCAATTGCAGACTGTGGCATTGGTGCTCGCATTAGGGCACAAGCCCGACCTTTTAATCCTGGACGAGCCGGTCGCCAGCCTCGACCCGATTGCCCGCCGCGATTTCTTGCGCTCGCTGATGACATTGACGGCCGATGCCTCGCGAACGGTGCTGTTCTCGACGCACATCAGCTCTGACCTGGAACGCGTGGCCACACACGTGGCGATCCTGCACGAGGGGCGAATCGCCCACTTTGCCGAGCTCGACGACCTGAAGGACAGCGTCAAACGACTGCGGCTGAGCGGCGTGCGCGATTTCCCGCACAATTTCTTCGTGCCTGGCGCGCTACGATTAAAGGTCGAAGGAGCAAGCGCGCTGGCCGCCGTGCCGAACGTTACATCGGAGCTTCTGGACGAACTCCGCGACCGCTGGGAGGCCGAAGTACGGGTCGAAGATTTGAACTTGGAAGAGATCTTCGTGGAGTTGAATAGCCATGCCTGA
- a CDS encoding GntR family transcriptional regulator produces MTDASINFQIQPSSGVPIYRQLMDQVRALVASERLRAGQLLPSIRQLATDLEVNMMTVSKAYARLEADGVLERVRGTGMRVRQVTTPGSVAERQRELAPLADAMVTRAVQLNLTEQQALAVVKNVLRERRAWLKQSSTSAS; encoded by the coding sequence GTGACGGACGCTTCGATCAACTTCCAGATTCAGCCTTCCTCGGGCGTACCCATATACCGTCAGTTGATGGACCAGGTGCGGGCGCTGGTGGCCAGCGAGCGGTTGCGCGCCGGGCAGCTTCTACCTAGCATTCGGCAACTGGCTACCGATTTGGAAGTGAACATGATGACCGTCTCGAAGGCCTATGCCAGGCTCGAGGCGGACGGAGTTCTGGAACGCGTACGTGGCACCGGCATGCGGGTGCGGCAGGTTACCACGCCCGGCAGCGTCGCCGAGCGACAGCGCGAACTGGCCCCGCTGGCCGACGCGATGGTGACACGGGCCGTGCAATTGAATCTCACCGAGCAGCAGGCTTTGGCCGTGGTTAAAAACGTCCTCAGGGAGCGACGAGCGTGGCTGAAACAATCATCGACGTCCGCGAGTTAA
- the msrB gene encoding peptide-methionine (R)-S-oxide reductase MsrB, with protein sequence MVRVAVFNAAGQLVGPVESPRIELSDAQWQERLPRDVYEIARDKGTERAFCGTLLDNKKQGVYSCVCCSLPLFSSDAKFNSGTGWPSFFQPIAKENVAEERDTSYGMVRVEILCARCDCHLGHVFPDGPPPTGQRHCLNSASLIFTPSSDLASLADDAAASQPAG encoded by the coding sequence ATGGTGCGCGTAGCTGTGTTTAATGCTGCTGGTCAGCTTGTGGGCCCAGTCGAGTCGCCTCGAATCGAACTGTCGGACGCCCAGTGGCAAGAGCGCCTGCCGCGCGATGTGTACGAGATCGCTCGGGATAAGGGGACGGAACGAGCCTTCTGCGGCACGCTCTTAGATAATAAAAAGCAGGGCGTTTACAGCTGCGTATGCTGCAGCTTGCCGCTGTTCTCTTCGGATGCGAAGTTCAACTCAGGCACCGGCTGGCCCAGCTTCTTTCAGCCGATCGCAAAGGAAAATGTGGCCGAAGAGCGCGACACCAGCTACGGCATGGTGCGCGTCGAGATTCTTTGTGCCCGCTGCGATTGCCACCTAGGGCACGTATTTCCGGACGGCCCGCCCCCGACGGGACAGCGGCACTGCCTGAACTCGGCCTCTCTGATCTTTACACCTTCGAGTGATCTGGCTTCGTTGGCAGACGACGCAGCGGCGAGCCAGCCTGCCGGCTAA
- a CDS encoding carboxylesterase/lipase family protein yields the protein MPTSLRVQFRSAFCIQASLLLLVGPGAAILAQTARAEEPLTVEGGKIVGAVDQHGIRSYKGIPFAAPPVGARRWQSPQPIVVWEGTRDATKFGAVCPQAPYPEGSMYVQKPQPQSEDCLFLNVWTAAKSNTEKRPVLVWIHGGALTRGSGSIPPYDGTSLARQGAVVVTLNYRLGPFGFLALPALSKESDHASSGNYGMLDQIAALEWVKRNIASFGGDPARVTIFGESAGSWSVCYLVASPLAKGLFHGAIGQSGGAFAPMPFLKEERHGVPSAEKVGERLARELDCDTADDPAVALRAKSAEELLAAADKTGIRIRPNVDGWILPYDVYAIFAAGKQNPVPVIVGSTADEGTTLFPGPTPKTIDAYTAAVRAKYGDLADDFLAAYPAKTDEDVRSAFLAGIRDEWFTWEMRTWARLAERSGNKAYQYYFSHVPPSPRSAEVGAYHAAEILYVFNNLPVVEWPFTDVDRKLAEDVSGAWVRFAATGDPNGGSLPTWKRYDAASQSYLEFGDAVRPEHALLEAQCNFFEKYYAAKRDKP from the coding sequence ATGCCCACATCGTTGCGCGTTCAATTTCGTTCGGCGTTTTGCATACAGGCCTCGCTCCTGCTCCTAGTCGGACCAGGGGCAGCGATTCTGGCTCAAACGGCCAGGGCTGAAGAGCCCCTCACCGTCGAAGGTGGCAAAATCGTCGGTGCTGTCGATCAGCATGGCATACGTAGCTACAAGGGAATCCCCTTCGCCGCTCCACCGGTGGGCGCGCGGCGCTGGCAGTCGCCGCAGCCGATCGTGGTCTGGGAAGGGACGCGCGACGCCACGAAGTTCGGCGCCGTCTGCCCGCAAGCGCCCTATCCCGAAGGGTCGATGTATGTGCAAAAGCCGCAGCCGCAGAGCGAAGACTGTCTCTTCCTGAACGTCTGGACCGCGGCCAAGAGCAACACTGAGAAGCGGCCCGTACTGGTGTGGATTCATGGCGGCGCGCTGACGCGCGGCTCAGGCTCGATCCCCCCCTACGACGGCACTTCTCTTGCGCGACAAGGGGCGGTGGTTGTCACGCTGAACTACCGTCTGGGCCCGTTCGGTTTTTTGGCATTACCGGCCTTGAGCAAGGAATCGGATCACGCCTCGTCGGGCAATTACGGCATGCTCGACCAGATCGCGGCGCTCGAGTGGGTTAAACGAAACATCGCCAGCTTCGGTGGCGATCCAGCGCGAGTGACGATCTTCGGCGAGTCGGCCGGATCGTGGAGCGTTTGCTACCTGGTCGCTTCGCCGCTAGCCAAGGGATTGTTTCACGGCGCGATAGGACAAAGTGGCGGCGCGTTCGCGCCAATGCCATTTTTGAAAGAGGAACGGCACGGCGTCCCCTCGGCCGAAAAGGTCGGTGAGCGTCTGGCACGCGAGCTTGACTGTGATACGGCCGACGATCCGGCGGTAGCCCTGCGCGCTAAATCCGCTGAGGAACTGTTGGCCGCGGCCGACAAAACGGGCATACGCATTCGTCCCAACGTCGATGGCTGGATCCTGCCCTACGATGTTTACGCAATCTTCGCCGCTGGCAAGCAAAACCCGGTGCCCGTAATTGTCGGTTCCACGGCCGACGAAGGGACAACTTTGTTCCCAGGGCCGACTCCCAAGACGATCGACGCCTACACCGCCGCTGTGCGCGCCAAATACGGCGACCTGGCTGATGATTTCCTGGCCGCTTACCCGGCCAAGACAGACGAAGACGTTCGTTCAGCATTCCTGGCGGGCATACGCGACGAATGGTTCACCTGGGAGATGCGCACCTGGGCCCGTCTGGCCGAACGCTCAGGCAATAAGGCCTATCAATATTACTTCTCGCACGTACCGCCGTCGCCGCGGAGTGCCGAAGTAGGTGCTTATCACGCGGCCGAGATTCTGTACGTCTTCAATAATCTGCCGGTAGTAGAGTGGCCATTCACGGACGTCGACCGCAAGCTCGCCGAAGACGTTTCCGGCGCCTGGGTTCGTTTCGCGGCTACAGGCGACCCCAACGGCGGTTCGCTCCCCACCTGGAAGCGGTACGACGCGGCCTCGCAAAGCTATCTCGAATTCGGTGACGCGGTAAGGCCCGAGCATGCGCTGCTTGAAGCCCAGTGCAACTTCTTCGAGAAGTATTACGCCGCGAAACGCGACAAGCCGTAG
- a CDS encoding penicillin acylase family protein, with protein MARHRQVKCGVGVSLLIGAVTVVLSTVGLAADAPPLAKRVQIQRTQYGVPHITGDTLGAAAFGLGYCQAEDHCLDIMRGVLAVRGTLADSFGAGEESKNVESDFFNRQFRVYERSIASYHTLDPDYREMLAGFAGGLNFFAGRHRDQLPPWMPEVTAHDIAAYGVAGVMRFAFNRNNILKEFLAEQNVKTAMFDHEPDETMTGSNMWAFAPSRSESGHAMLMGNPHQPWAPVSTYYEAHVIVPGRMNFYGSTFIGRPILTSGWNEHLGWSHTVNQPDLEEIYEVALDPARPDHYLFDGGSVPLTRDDVTISIRSGTDRTDSMRTFWHAPLGPVVYRTDKKAYILRNASYENYRPYEQWLRMSQAKNLDEFRSTLALNLLPMFNICYADRVGNIFFIWNGTVPDLPHPAHRAEPVPAAGTADVWTRIHGTDELPQLLNPRGGYVQNCNSPPYLTNLRVPLDPARFPTHFSPNDLSLRTQHSLQLIDNDRKLSLDEVIRLKHSPRMLLADRVKKDLIEVMRATGPTAEVEAALTILDKWDNTVAAGSRGGALFAAWWDRYYDKAKETFSLAWNAAEPMTTPRGLADRERAVKAFGRGLDDVISSYGATDISWGDAHRIRKGNVDLPVSGGPGLMGCFRVIEFRKDHDRRMVANSGDSFVFAVEFSDPPRAFTNVAYSQSGVSDSPHFADQAPLFSANRLKPAAFTAEEIKAQAIKSYRPGEE; from the coding sequence ATGGCACGACATCGACAAGTCAAATGTGGTGTAGGCGTCTCGCTTTTGATCGGGGCCGTGACTGTTGTACTGTCGACGGTCGGGCTAGCCGCCGATGCGCCGCCTTTGGCAAAGCGAGTGCAGATCCAGCGGACGCAATACGGCGTGCCGCATATCACGGGCGACACTCTGGGTGCCGCGGCGTTCGGCCTGGGCTATTGCCAGGCCGAGGATCATTGTCTGGACATTATGCGCGGTGTTTTGGCAGTTCGCGGCACGCTGGCCGACTCTTTCGGCGCAGGGGAAGAGAGCAAAAACGTCGAGTCGGATTTCTTCAATCGCCAGTTTCGCGTTTACGAGCGCTCGATTGCCTCGTATCACACGCTGGATCCCGACTATCGCGAGATGCTCGCCGGATTCGCCGGAGGACTGAACTTCTTCGCCGGCCGGCACCGCGACCAGTTGCCGCCGTGGATGCCTGAGGTCACGGCGCATGACATTGCCGCGTATGGTGTCGCTGGCGTGATGCGGTTTGCATTTAATCGCAACAACATCTTGAAAGAGTTTCTGGCCGAGCAGAATGTAAAGACGGCCATGTTCGATCACGAGCCGGACGAAACCATGACGGGCTCGAACATGTGGGCCTTTGCTCCCAGTCGTAGCGAGTCGGGGCACGCGATGCTGATGGGCAATCCGCACCAGCCGTGGGCGCCGGTTTCGACCTATTACGAAGCCCATGTGATCGTGCCGGGGCGGATGAACTTTTACGGCTCGACATTCATCGGGCGCCCGATCCTCACTAGCGGCTGGAACGAACATTTGGGTTGGTCGCACACGGTGAACCAGCCTGACCTGGAGGAAATCTACGAAGTCGCTCTCGATCCGGCGCGGCCGGATCATTACCTGTTTGACGGCGGATCAGTGCCGCTTACGCGCGACGACGTGACGATCAGCATTCGCTCCGGCACCGACCGCACTGATAGTATGCGCACGTTCTGGCATGCACCTCTTGGACCTGTCGTATATCGCACCGATAAGAAAGCGTACATCCTGCGCAATGCCAGCTACGAGAACTATCGGCCTTACGAGCAATGGCTGAGGATGTCGCAGGCAAAGAATCTCGACGAGTTCCGCAGCACGCTCGCATTGAATCTGCTGCCAATGTTCAACATTTGCTATGCAGATCGGGTCGGTAATATCTTCTTCATTTGGAACGGCACCGTTCCGGACCTGCCCCACCCGGCCCATCGTGCCGAACCTGTACCTGCCGCGGGTACGGCCGATGTTTGGACGCGGATTCATGGCACGGACGAGTTGCCACAGCTTTTGAATCCGCGTGGCGGCTACGTGCAGAACTGCAATTCTCCGCCCTATTTGACGAACTTACGGGTACCGTTGGATCCGGCGAGGTTCCCCACCCATTTTTCGCCGAATGACCTTAGTCTGCGTACGCAGCACAGCCTGCAACTGATCGATAACGATCGCAAGCTGTCGTTGGACGAAGTCATTCGCCTGAAGCACAGCCCAAGGATGTTGCTGGCGGATCGGGTGAAGAAGGACTTGATCGAGGTGATGCGTGCGACTGGTCCCACGGCCGAGGTCGAAGCGGCACTAACGATTTTAGACAAGTGGGACAACACCGTGGCCGCGGGTAGTCGGGGCGGGGCATTGTTCGCCGCCTGGTGGGATCGGTATTACGACAAGGCGAAGGAAACGTTTTCCTTAGCCTGGAACGCCGCCGAGCCGATGACCACGCCACGCGGCCTGGCGGATCGTGAGCGCGCTGTGAAGGCATTTGGCCGCGGACTTGATGACGTGATAAGCTCCTACGGGGCGACGGACATCTCTTGGGGCGACGCGCATCGGATTCGCAAAGGCAACGTCGATTTGCCGGTTTCGGGCGGACCGGGCTTGATGGGTTGCTTTCGCGTGATCGAATTCCGCAAAGACCACGATCGGCGGATGGTGGCCAACAGCGGCGACAGCTTCGTCTTTGCCGTGGAGTTCAGCGATCCGCCGCGTGCGTTTACCAACGTCGCCTACAGCCAGAGTGGTGTGTCGGACTCGCCACATTTTGCGGACCAGGCACCGTTATTCAGCGCCAATCGCTTGAAGCCCGCCGCTTTCACCGCTGAGGAGATCAAAGCCCAAGCCATCAAGTCGTATCGGCCGGGCGAAGAATGA
- a CDS encoding trypsin-like peptidase domain-containing protein, whose amino-acid sequence MTRLHATRKVHLRFLGAFCIAWTASSLGHNLPAKAEQDAIRPSVVKIHTTQRLPDFFRPWTKSSSREMSGTGFVIDGKRILTNAHVVGYPSQIYVQPYQSAEKFLAKVVAIATPIDLAILSVEDETFFDDRPALSLDEGLPRVKAPVNVYGFPVGGDQMSVTEGISSRVEYTGYYFGVSGLRIQIDAALNPGNSGGPAISDGRVIGVAFSGLTTADNIGYLIPAEEVRTFLSDVADGHYDGKQQLWEEFQTTENDALRTWLKIPKEAGGCMITRSRKSETELPLHEHDVVTQIGPHVLDRSGNVRLGDDLQVMFTYYVPKLAHDGIVPLTVLRGGESIAIDAPVAARRPRVIPRLDGAYPSYFILGPMVFTTASAELVGGIFSDQRYLAFMSGKKSPLVSRVNDQPAFEGEELVMIPSPFFSHRLTKGYDSPALHVVAKVNDVPVKNLAHLVELLRDSKDEFLEFQFAETEVETLVFRRQEMFDATEDILTDNGVRKQYSDDLHAVWKK is encoded by the coding sequence ATGACGCGATTGCACGCGACCCGAAAAGTTCATCTGCGTTTCCTGGGAGCGTTTTGCATAGCGTGGACCGCAAGTTCGCTTGGACACAATCTCCCGGCAAAGGCCGAGCAGGACGCCATTCGCCCGTCGGTCGTCAAAATCCATACGACACAGCGATTGCCCGACTTCTTCCGGCCGTGGACGAAATCCTCGTCGCGTGAAATGTCGGGAACCGGATTTGTCATCGACGGCAAGCGTATCCTGACCAACGCCCATGTGGTGGGATATCCGAGCCAGATTTACGTGCAGCCGTACCAATCGGCCGAGAAATTTCTGGCCAAGGTGGTGGCGATCGCCACGCCAATCGACCTGGCGATTCTCAGCGTCGAAGACGAGACGTTCTTCGACGACCGGCCGGCGCTGTCGCTCGACGAGGGATTGCCGCGTGTGAAGGCGCCGGTCAACGTGTATGGCTTTCCCGTCGGCGGCGATCAGATGAGCGTCACCGAAGGCATCTCGTCGCGCGTCGAGTACACGGGCTATTATTTCGGCGTCTCCGGTTTACGAATTCAAATCGATGCCGCGCTGAATCCGGGAAACAGTGGCGGTCCGGCCATTTCGGACGGTCGTGTCATCGGGGTGGCCTTTAGCGGGCTGACCACGGCCGACAATATCGGTTATTTGATTCCAGCCGAGGAAGTACGTACTTTTCTCAGCGATGTTGCCGACGGCCATTACGATGGTAAGCAGCAATTGTGGGAGGAGTTTCAAACCACGGAGAATGACGCCCTGCGCACGTGGCTGAAAATTCCCAAGGAGGCCGGCGGGTGCATGATCACCCGATCTCGCAAGAGCGAAACTGAACTCCCGCTGCACGAGCATGATGTCGTGACGCAGATCGGTCCGCACGTACTCGACCGCAGCGGAAATGTGCGGCTAGGAGACGACCTGCAGGTCATGTTCACCTACTACGTGCCCAAGCTGGCGCATGATGGCATCGTGCCGCTGACGGTGTTGCGCGGAGGGGAATCGATTGCGATCGATGCGCCGGTCGCGGCGCGTCGCCCACGCGTGATACCGCGTTTAGACGGCGCTTATCCCTCGTATTTCATCCTGGGACCGATGGTGTTCACGACCGCCAGCGCGGAACTGGTCGGCGGCATCTTCAGCGATCAGCGCTACCTGGCGTTCATGTCTGGTAAGAAGAGCCCGCTGGTGTCGCGCGTGAATGATCAGCCGGCTTTCGAAGGAGAGGAACTGGTAATGATTCCCTCTCCGTTCTTTTCGCACCGATTGACCAAGGGATACGATTCGCCGGCGCTGCACGTCGTGGCAAAAGTAAACGACGTACCGGTAAAGAACCTGGCGCACCTGGTCGAGTTGCTGCGTGACAGCAAGGACGAGTTTCTGGAATTCCAATTCGCCGAGACCGAAGTCGAGACGCTGGTCTTCCGTCGGCAAGAGATGTTCGACGCGACCGAAGATATCCTGACCGACAACGGCGTGCGCAAGCAGTACTCGGACGACTTGCATGCCGTTTGGAAAAAGTGA